A genomic region of Pseudomonas sp. KU43P contains the following coding sequences:
- a CDS encoding aldehyde dehydrogenase family protein: protein MSHNTYKNYIDGQWCEGQATVANHSPSDTRDLIGEYHQACADQTLHAIQAARAAQPQWAASGLEARQHVLMAIGDELIARKAELGELLSREEGKPLAEGIGEVHRSGQFFHYYAAEVLRQLGETAASVRPGIDIEVHREPVGVVGIITPWNFPMATAAWKIAPALAFGNAVVFKPANLVPASAWALTEIISRQGLPDGTFNLVMGSGASVGETLVQSPDIDALTFTGSLQTGRHVAVATAGNLVRCQLEMGSKNALVVMDDADLDLAVECALNGAFFGTGQKCTASSRLIVCDGIHDRFVEALRLRMRQLKVGHALHAGVQIGPVAEARQLEQNLEYLRLAQAEGATLIEGGERLQLDSDGYYMRPALFTGTRNDMRINREEVFGPIACVIRVSGFEEALATLNDTVYGLTAGIITQSLRHASEFKRRAQTGCVMVNLPTAGTDYHVPFGGRKASSFGPREQGQYARDFYTVVKTTYLRP from the coding sequence ATGTCACACAACACCTACAAGAACTACATCGATGGCCAGTGGTGCGAAGGCCAGGCCACCGTCGCCAACCACAGCCCCTCGGACACCCGCGACCTGATCGGCGAATACCATCAGGCCTGCGCCGACCAGACCTTGCACGCCATCCAGGCCGCTCGCGCCGCACAACCGCAATGGGCCGCCAGCGGCCTGGAAGCCCGCCAGCACGTGCTGATGGCCATCGGCGACGAGCTGATCGCTCGCAAGGCGGAACTCGGCGAACTGCTCTCGCGTGAAGAAGGCAAACCGCTGGCCGAAGGCATCGGCGAAGTGCACCGCAGCGGCCAGTTCTTCCACTACTACGCCGCCGAAGTGCTGCGCCAGTTGGGCGAAACCGCCGCATCCGTGCGCCCCGGCATCGACATCGAGGTGCACCGCGAACCGGTGGGCGTGGTCGGCATCATCACCCCGTGGAACTTCCCCATGGCCACCGCCGCCTGGAAGATCGCCCCGGCACTGGCCTTCGGCAACGCCGTGGTGTTCAAGCCGGCCAACCTGGTGCCTGCCAGCGCCTGGGCGCTGACCGAGATCATCAGCCGCCAGGGCCTGCCGGACGGCACCTTCAACCTGGTCATGGGCAGCGGCGCCAGCGTCGGCGAAACCCTGGTGCAATCACCCGACATCGATGCCCTGACCTTCACCGGTTCGCTGCAGACCGGCCGCCACGTGGCGGTCGCCACAGCCGGCAACCTGGTGCGCTGCCAACTGGAAATGGGCAGCAAGAACGCCCTGGTAGTGATGGACGATGCCGACCTCGACCTGGCGGTGGAATGCGCACTCAACGGCGCCTTCTTCGGCACCGGGCAGAAGTGCACAGCGTCGTCGCGGCTGATCGTCTGCGACGGCATCCACGATCGCTTCGTCGAAGCCCTGCGCCTGCGCATGCGCCAGCTCAAGGTCGGCCACGCCCTGCACGCCGGGGTGCAGATCGGCCCGGTGGCCGAGGCACGCCAACTGGAGCAGAACCTGGAGTACCTGCGCCTGGCCCAGGCCGAAGGCGCCACCCTGATCGAAGGCGGCGAGCGCCTGCAACTGGACAGCGACGGCTACTACATGCGCCCGGCGCTGTTCACAGGTACCCGCAACGACATGCGCATCAACCGCGAGGAAGTGTTCGGCCCGATCGCCTGCGTGATCCGCGTCAGCGGCTTCGAAGAAGCCCTGGCCACGCTCAACGACACCGTCTACGGCCTTACCGCCGGCATCATCACCCAGTCCCTGCGCCATGCCAGCGAGTTCAAGCGCCGCGCCCAGACCGGCTGCGTGATGGTCAACCTGCCCACCGCCGGCACCGACTACCACGTACCGTTCGGCGGCCGCAAAGCCTCCAGCTTCGGCCCCCGCGAACAGGGCCAGTACGCCCGTGACTTCTACACCGTGGTCAAGACCACCTACCTGCGGCCTTGA
- a CDS encoding LysE family translocator: MPAMLASADLLTAFVLFAFVSSITPGPNNTMLLASGVNFGVRRSIPHAMGISIGFMVMVLAVGLGLGELFKAWPVLYTVLRYVGAAYLLYLAWKIATAGPLGADSPNARKPMGFWGAAAFQWVNPKAWVMAVGAITTYTPAQGYVTNVIVIAALFALVNLPSVGIWVMFGSALRRLLQNPRRLMLFNVLMALLLVISLYPLLFVESAP; this comes from the coding sequence ATGCCTGCCATGCTTGCCTCTGCCGACCTGCTCACCGCCTTCGTGCTGTTCGCCTTCGTTTCTTCGATCACGCCAGGGCCCAACAACACCATGTTGCTGGCCTCGGGCGTGAATTTCGGCGTGCGCCGCTCGATCCCCCATGCCATGGGCATCAGTATCGGCTTCATGGTCATGGTACTGGCGGTCGGCCTGGGCCTGGGCGAGCTGTTCAAGGCCTGGCCGGTGCTCTACACCGTGCTGCGCTACGTGGGAGCTGCCTATCTGCTGTACCTGGCGTGGAAGATAGCCACGGCCGGGCCGCTCGGGGCCGACTCGCCCAACGCACGCAAGCCGATGGGGTTCTGGGGCGCAGCGGCGTTCCAGTGGGTCAACCCGAAGGCCTGGGTCATGGCGGTGGGCGCCATCACAACCTATACCCCGGCCCAGGGATACGTGACGAACGTGATCGTCATCGCCGCGCTGTTCGCGCTGGTCAACCTGCCCAGTGTCGGCATCTGGGTGATGTTCGGCAGTGCGCTGCGCCGGCTGCTGCAGAACCCGCGCAGGCTGATGCTGTTCAATGTCCTGATGGCCTTGCTGCTGGTGATTTCGCTTTATCCACTGCTCTTTGTAGAATCGGCGCCTTGA
- a CDS encoding alpha/beta fold hydrolase has translation MQLIPWSHECSEGFTLRGWRSEASGKPLLHFLHGNGFCCLAYQPMLMDLAEHFDLWLCDAQGHGDSDHGGEFCGWNRTAALALEAFESGRGAYGEVPRYALGHSFGGVLTGLILASAPDLFTRAVLLDPVLFSRRMIGAMGIAARLGLHRRHALARKAATRRTHWPDREAALASLQGRGIFKGWTDAALRAYIEHALGDCGEGVVLKCRPSREADIFSSFPKAMWSQLAAIRVHTLVLYGQHTYPFVPRSVLRLARINPRVKAREVAGGHCFMQEDPAMAAQQVVDFLQG, from the coding sequence ATGCAGTTGATTCCCTGGTCCCACGAATGCTCCGAAGGCTTCACCCTGCGCGGCTGGCGCTCCGAGGCCAGCGGCAAGCCGTTGTTGCACTTCCTGCACGGTAACGGCTTCTGCTGCCTGGCCTATCAACCCATGCTGATGGACCTCGCCGAGCATTTCGACCTGTGGCTGTGCGATGCCCAGGGCCATGGTGACAGTGACCACGGCGGTGAGTTTTGCGGCTGGAACCGCACGGCGGCGCTGGCGCTGGAAGCCTTCGAAAGTGGCCGGGGAGCGTACGGCGAGGTGCCGCGTTACGCTCTGGGGCACAGCTTCGGTGGCGTGCTCACCGGGCTGATACTGGCTAGCGCTCCCGACCTGTTTACGCGTGCCGTGCTGCTCGACCCGGTGCTGTTCAGCCGGCGCATGATCGGCGCCATGGGCATTGCTGCACGCCTAGGCCTGCACCGCCGGCATGCACTGGCGCGCAAGGCCGCCACTCGGCGAACCCACTGGCCGGACCGCGAAGCCGCGCTGGCTTCGCTGCAGGGGCGGGGGATTTTCAAGGGTTGGACCGACGCCGCACTGCGTGCCTATATCGAGCATGCGCTGGGCGATTGTGGTGAAGGCGTGGTGCTCAAATGCCGGCCCAGCCGCGAGGCGGACATCTTCAGCTCATTTCCAAAGGCCATGTGGTCGCAGCTCGCAGCCATTCGGGTGCACACGCTGGTGCTGTATGGCCAGCACACCTATCCCTTCGTGCCACGTTCGGTGCTACGGCTGGCGCGCATCAATCCACGGGTGAAGGCCCGTGAGGTGGCCGGTGGGCACTGCTTCATGCAAGAAGACCCGGCCATGGCAGCGCAACAGGTGGTCGACTTCCTGCAAGGCTGA
- a CDS encoding DUF692 domain-containing protein, translating to MTTPSTLQGAGLGLRRALLPELLALDTGAVDFLECAPENWIGVGGAHGQGLAQLAERFTLACHGLSLSLGGPAPLDHGFVRQIRGFLDRHRVALFSEHLSYCTDDGHLYDLIPMPFTDEAVRHTARRIGEVQDALGRRIAVENISYYAAPYQAMSEIDFLRAVLSEADCDLLLDINNLVVNACNHRYDASRFLVQLPPERVACLHVAGHYDEAPGLKIDTHGASVQADVWALLADAYQYLGPRPTLLERDFNLPPLPDLLEEVQHIRNLQTPVKALRHG from the coding sequence ATGACCACACCTTCCACCCTGCAGGGCGCCGGCCTTGGCCTTCGCCGTGCACTGCTGCCCGAACTGCTGGCCCTGGACACAGGGGCCGTGGATTTTCTCGAATGCGCCCCGGAAAACTGGATCGGTGTCGGTGGTGCCCATGGCCAAGGCCTGGCGCAGCTGGCCGAGCGCTTTACGCTGGCCTGCCACGGCTTGTCGCTTTCGTTGGGCGGCCCGGCACCGCTCGATCACGGCTTTGTGCGGCAGATTCGAGGGTTTCTCGACCGTCATCGGGTGGCGCTGTTCAGCGAACACCTGAGCTACTGCACCGATGACGGCCACCTCTACGACCTGATCCCCATGCCGTTCACCGACGAAGCCGTGCGCCATACCGCCCGACGCATCGGCGAAGTGCAAGACGCCCTGGGCCGGCGTATCGCCGTGGAAAACATTTCCTACTACGCCGCGCCCTATCAGGCGATGAGCGAGATCGACTTTCTCCGCGCGGTGTTGAGCGAAGCAGACTGCGACCTGCTGCTGGACATCAACAACCTGGTGGTCAACGCCTGTAACCACCGTTACGACGCCAGCCGGTTCCTCGTCCAGTTACCGCCTGAACGGGTAGCATGCCTGCACGTGGCCGGGCATTACGACGAAGCACCGGGGCTGAAGATCGACACCCATGGCGCGAGCGTCCAGGCCGATGTCTGGGCCTTGCTTGCCGATGCCTACCAGTACCTGGGACCGCGCCCGACCTTGCTGGAGCGCGACTTCAATCTGCCGCCGCTGCCCGATTTGCTAGAAGAGGTGCAACACATTCGCAACCTGCAAACCCCGGTAAAGGCGCTGCGCCATGGCTGA
- a CDS encoding DUF2063 domain-containing protein: MADTLQAQLLCMSRHIRDPQANPPPPGVEARRLAVYRQLFFGNLQSMLAGSFPVLRACLGPEQWRALIEDFYAHHRCQTPLFTELAGELVDYLHARADPPGWVAELAHYEWIETVLLLSDACDPEDETTADVLNDVPMLSGLAIPLAYAWPVSQIGPGRIPPEVPQAPTRVLAYRGADLKVHFSRLAPLAHALLVSLQEQRCSGRDHLAALAQRAGVEETQIEPQGRALLNALRAQGVVIALAG, from the coding sequence ATGGCTGACACCCTGCAAGCACAGTTGTTGTGCATGAGCCGCCATATCCGCGACCCTCAGGCCAACCCGCCGCCGCCAGGGGTAGAGGCACGGCGCCTGGCGGTTTACCGGCAGTTGTTCTTCGGCAACCTGCAGTCGATGCTGGCGGGGAGTTTTCCGGTGTTGAGGGCCTGCCTTGGGCCCGAGCAATGGCGGGCGCTGATCGAAGACTTCTACGCCCATCATCGTTGCCAAACCCCGTTGTTCACCGAATTGGCAGGGGAGTTGGTGGACTATCTGCACGCCCGTGCTGATCCACCGGGCTGGGTGGCGGAACTGGCCCATTACGAGTGGATCGAGACGGTGTTGCTGCTGAGCGACGCGTGCGACCCGGAAGACGAGACCACTGCCGACGTGCTGAATGACGTGCCGATGCTGTCCGGGCTGGCCATCCCGTTGGCCTATGCCTGGCCGGTCAGCCAGATCGGGCCGGGGCGCATCCCACCAGAGGTGCCGCAGGCGCCGACACGGGTGCTGGCTTACCGAGGCGCGGACCTGAAGGTGCACTTCTCGCGTTTGGCGCCATTGGCCCATGCGTTACTGGTGTCGCTGCAAGAGCAGCGCTGCAGCGGGCGTGACCATCTTGCTGCTCTGGCGCAGAGGGCAGGTGTCGAAGAGACGCAGATCGAGCCGCAAGGGCGGGCTTTGTTGAATGCCTTGCGGGCCCAAGGTGTGGTGATTGCGTTGGCGGGGTAG
- a CDS encoding LysR family transcriptional regulator, producing MLPELKIAQLRYFVLVAELKSFHAAARQACRTQPAISLAVRELEQKLDQALVEKGGGRVELTPFGEHCLPLFRGLLEQHDRIAREVTLLAHHEIGQVSIATVPSVASRLLPGPLARFVAEHPNVQVSIQDATAERVQQLLAQGQVDFGISSLWLADEQVDFAPILHDQVGVVCRADHPLAQAGEALHWSQLKGLAMVRNGTSRLLEGSEAETLLAHSRLFVSNMISLIAMLEQGVGISTLPYLAFPLENEKLAFLPLAAPKVERQIGLLTRRGRSLSPAAQALRVFLQAQMGQQGLG from the coding sequence ATGTTGCCCGAGTTGAAGATCGCCCAGTTGCGCTACTTCGTCCTGGTCGCCGAACTCAAAAGCTTTCATGCCGCCGCCCGCCAAGCTTGCCGCACCCAGCCCGCGATCTCCCTGGCGGTGCGCGAGCTTGAGCAGAAACTCGACCAGGCGCTGGTCGAAAAGGGTGGGGGCAGGGTGGAGCTGACGCCGTTCGGCGAGCACTGCCTGCCGCTGTTTCGCGGTTTGCTCGAACAGCACGACCGCATCGCCCGCGAAGTGACCCTGCTGGCCCACCATGAAATCGGCCAGGTCAGCATTGCCACCGTGCCTTCGGTGGCCAGCCGCCTGCTGCCCGGGCCACTGGCGCGCTTCGTGGCCGAGCACCCGAACGTGCAGGTCAGCATTCAGGATGCTACCGCCGAACGGGTGCAGCAACTGCTGGCTCAGGGGCAGGTGGATTTCGGCATCAGCAGCCTGTGGCTGGCCGATGAACAGGTCGATTTCGCGCCGATCCTGCACGACCAGGTCGGCGTGGTGTGCCGCGCCGACCACCCGCTGGCGCAGGCCGGCGAGGCCTTGCACTGGTCGCAGCTGAAGGGGCTGGCGATGGTGCGCAACGGCACCTCGCGGCTGCTGGAGGGCAGCGAAGCCGAGACGCTGCTGGCACACAGCCGCTTGTTCGTGTCCAACATGATCTCGCTGATCGCCATGTTGGAGCAGGGTGTGGGAATCAGTACCCTGCCTTACCTGGCGTTTCCCCTGGAAAACGAAAAACTCGCCTTCCTGCCGCTGGCGGCGCCGAAGGTCGAGCGCCAGATCGGCCTACTCACGCGCAGAGGGCGCAGCCTGTCACCGGCGGCGCAGGCCTTGCGGGTGTTCTTGCAGGCGCAAATGGGCCAGCAGGGTCTGGGCTGA
- a CDS encoding GNAT family N-acetyltransferase: MSLNIRPAVRTDAAQILAFITELAEYERARHEVIASVNDIERTLFEEGSTVHSLICERDGQPIGFAVYFYSYSTWLGRNGIYLEDVYITPEQRGGGAGRRVLQHIAREAVENGCGRLEWSVLDWNEPAIGFYQSLGAEPQDEWIRYRLDGEKLRQFAQG; the protein is encoded by the coding sequence ATGAGCCTCAACATTCGCCCTGCGGTACGCACCGACGCCGCGCAGATCCTGGCGTTCATCACCGAGCTGGCCGAGTACGAGCGTGCCCGCCATGAAGTGATCGCCAGCGTCAACGATATCGAACGCACCCTGTTCGAGGAAGGCAGCACGGTGCACAGCCTGATCTGCGAGCGCGATGGGCAGCCAATTGGGTTTGCCGTGTACTTCTACAGCTACTCGACCTGGCTGGGGCGCAATGGCATCTACCTGGAAGACGTGTACATCACCCCCGAGCAACGCGGTGGCGGTGCCGGGCGCAGGGTGCTGCAGCACATTGCTCGCGAGGCGGTCGAGAACGGCTGTGGGCGCTTGGAGTGGAGCGTGCTGGACTGGAATGAACCGGCCATCGGTTTCTACCAGTCGCTGGGGGCCGAGCCACAGGATGAGTGGATTCGCTATCGGCTCGATGGCGAGAAGCTGCGGCAGTTTGCTCAGGGGTAA
- a CDS encoding sensor domain-containing diguanylate cyclase → MAVDLQALYPKLIHLMLDTVFVVDRDNTIVFVSNACEALLGYQAEELIGPPITHYMHPDDLEATRASIIRVMNGQPHCDFRNRYLRKDGGIVHILWSAFWSEEVGARIGVARNVTAQAKAEEELRFLAHHDPLTRLSNRSLFNQRLNRALQRQRPLALLFLDINDFKAINDEHGHAMGDRVLCAVARRLETCMGEHDTVARMGGDEFTLLLTEMESPGAIAEKTAQILAAMAPPLDEDCGGLPMPSCSIGIACYPVDGQDADTLLSHADGAMYRQKKRRSANG, encoded by the coding sequence ATGGCCGTTGACCTGCAAGCCCTCTACCCCAAGCTGATCCACCTGATGCTGGACACGGTGTTCGTGGTCGACCGGGACAACACGATCGTGTTCGTCAGCAACGCCTGCGAAGCCTTGCTTGGCTACCAGGCCGAGGAACTGATCGGCCCCCCGATCACCCATTACATGCACCCCGACGACCTGGAGGCCACGCGGGCCTCGATCATCCGGGTGATGAACGGCCAACCCCACTGCGATTTCCGCAATCGCTACCTGCGCAAGGACGGCGGTATCGTGCACATTCTCTGGTCAGCCTTCTGGTCCGAGGAAGTCGGCGCACGCATCGGCGTGGCGCGCAACGTCACGGCCCAGGCCAAGGCCGAGGAAGAACTGCGTTTTCTCGCCCATCACGACCCGCTGACCCGCCTGAGCAACCGCTCGCTGTTCAACCAGCGCCTGAACAGGGCGCTGCAGCGGCAACGCCCACTGGCGCTGCTGTTTCTCGATATCAACGACTTCAAGGCCATCAATGACGAACATGGCCATGCCATGGGCGACCGCGTGCTCTGCGCGGTGGCCCGGCGCCTGGAGACCTGCATGGGTGAGCACGACACGGTGGCGCGCATGGGCGGTGACGAATTCACCCTGCTGCTCACCGAGATGGAGTCGCCCGGCGCCATTGCCGAGAAGACCGCGCAGATTCTCGCCGCCATGGCGCCGCCCCTGGACGAAGACTGCGGCGGCCTGCCCATGCCGTCCTGCAGCATCGGCATTGCCTGCTACCCGGTCGACGGCCAGGATGCCGACACCTTGCTCAGCCATGCCGACGGCGCCATGTACCGGCAGAAAAAGCGACGCTCCGCTAACGGCTGA
- a CDS encoding amidase: MPGQPSCNLATRPAWELAAEIRAGHLSARELTEACLAQVERHNPQLNALVTVDAEGALAKAAAADDHQAQGGPLGPLHGLPVAHKDSFLTAGMRTTWGSQVYAEHVPKQDSLIVSRQAEAGSILLGKSNLPEFGAGSQTFNEVFGATRNPYAPAMTCGGSSGGAAVALASGMVALADGSDMGGSLRNPASFCNIVGLRPSIGRVPNWPNNNSFGQLTVAGPMGRCVADVALLLSVIAGEDRRDPLSLQSAASPLSAALQGDFRGARIAYSPDLGGLPVEPAVRAVTEAGVQRLADLGCSVELAEPDFSGGARAFQVLRALTYASGYRHLLDTHRHLLKDTVVWNIEQARQFTAVDVIDAEAVRARLFRDTQALLEQYDFLVAPVSQVLPFPVEQPYVRQIGDQPMDTYIDWMTSCSLITLSGHPCLSLPCGFSEQGLPVGLQIVGRYRDEQRLLAFAQALETLNRPYVDRPLAG, translated from the coding sequence ATGCCCGGTCAACCCTCCTGCAACCTGGCCACACGCCCCGCCTGGGAACTGGCCGCTGAAATACGCGCAGGGCATTTGTCGGCCCGTGAACTGACCGAGGCATGCCTGGCCCAAGTCGAACGGCACAACCCCCAACTCAACGCCCTGGTCACCGTCGATGCAGAAGGTGCCCTGGCCAAGGCCGCAGCCGCCGATGACCACCAGGCCCAGGGCGGCCCACTCGGCCCGCTGCATGGCTTGCCGGTGGCGCACAAGGACTCGTTCCTCACCGCCGGCATGCGCACCACCTGGGGTTCGCAGGTGTATGCCGAGCATGTACCCAAGCAGGACTCGCTGATCGTCAGCCGCCAGGCGGAAGCCGGCTCGATCCTGCTGGGCAAGAGCAACCTGCCGGAATTCGGTGCCGGCTCGCAGACCTTCAATGAAGTGTTCGGCGCCACCCGCAACCCCTACGCCCCGGCCATGACCTGCGGCGGCAGCAGTGGCGGCGCGGCGGTGGCCCTGGCCTCAGGCATGGTGGCCCTGGCCGACGGTAGCGACATGGGCGGCTCGCTGCGCAACCCGGCGAGTTTCTGCAACATCGTCGGCCTGCGCCCCTCCATCGGCCGCGTGCCCAACTGGCCCAACAACAACAGCTTCGGCCAATTGACGGTGGCCGGCCCCATGGGCCGCTGCGTGGCCGACGTGGCCCTGCTGCTCAGCGTGATCGCCGGTGAAGACCGCCGCGATCCATTGTCCCTGCAATCCGCTGCGTCCCCCCTGAGCGCCGCGTTGCAAGGCGACTTCCGCGGCGCACGCATCGCCTACAGCCCGGACCTGGGCGGCCTGCCCGTGGAGCCGGCCGTGCGCGCCGTGACCGAGGCCGGCGTGCAGCGTCTGGCCGACCTGGGCTGCAGCGTGGAGCTGGCCGAGCCGGACTTCAGCGGCGGCGCCCGCGCCTTCCAGGTGCTGCGCGCACTGACCTACGCCAGTGGTTATCGCCACCTGCTCGACACCCACCGCCACCTGCTCAAGGACACCGTGGTGTGGAACATCGAGCAAGCCAGGCAGTTCACTGCCGTTGACGTGATCGACGCCGAAGCCGTGCGCGCCCGCCTGTTCCGCGACACCCAGGCGTTGTTGGAGCAGTACGATTTTCTCGTGGCCCCGGTCAGCCAGGTTCTGCCGTTCCCGGTGGAGCAGCCTTACGTCAGGCAGATCGGCGACCAGCCGATGGACACCTACATCGACTGGATGACCAGTTGCTCGCTGATCACCCTCAGCGGCCACCCGTGCCTGTCGCTGCCCTGCGGCTTCAGCGAGCAGGGCCTGCCGGTGGGGCTGCAAATCGTCGGCCGCTATCGCGACGAGCAACGGCTGCTGGCCTTTGCCCAGGCGCTGGAAACGCTCAACCGACCCTATGTCGACCGCCCGCTGGCGGGCTGA
- a CDS encoding MFS transporter: protein MSTSLPASPTRARQPIRAAAGSFLGTLIEWFDFYIYATASALIFSHVFFPGSSQLVGTLSSFATLAVGFLARPLGGVIFGHLGDRFGRKYSLIITLVLMGASTVGIGLLPSFEQVGLLAPVLLVALRILQGIAVGGEWGGAVLLASEHAPEGKKSFYASFAQLGSPAGLVLSLMVFRFITELPDADLYAWGWRLPFLGSVLLLLLAFVIRRGVHESPEFEALAKQEKPARSPVKAVVRDAWPLILLVMGACSIGIASAYFTNTFMIAYATQYLGIKSSVILECLSVVAIVQLINQPIAAWLADKVGAGRFLLLTSGASMLVPYAMFSLVSSGQNTMIILGISLAKVFSSAFYAVIAGYIVNVFPVYQRYSGISLAYQACGALIGGTTPMVGTLIAGQAAGQWWPLAVFYSLLAFISFACVMVLIRRRSTLLQPSFA, encoded by the coding sequence ATGTCCACCTCACTCCCTGCGTCGCCCACCCGGGCGCGGCAACCGATCCGCGCCGCCGCCGGATCGTTTCTCGGCACCCTGATCGAGTGGTTCGATTTCTATATCTACGCCACGGCGTCGGCACTGATCTTCAGCCATGTGTTCTTCCCTGGCAGCAGCCAACTGGTGGGCACCTTGTCGTCGTTCGCCACCCTGGCGGTGGGGTTTCTCGCCCGGCCGCTGGGTGGGGTCATCTTCGGCCACCTGGGCGACCGCTTCGGTCGCAAGTATTCGCTGATTATCACCCTGGTGCTGATGGGCGCGTCGACGGTGGGCATCGGCCTGCTGCCATCCTTTGAGCAGGTCGGCTTGCTGGCACCGGTGCTGCTGGTCGCTCTGCGCATCCTGCAGGGCATTGCGGTGGGTGGCGAATGGGGCGGCGCGGTGCTGCTGGCCAGCGAGCACGCACCCGAAGGCAAGAAGAGCTTCTACGCCTCGTTCGCCCAGCTCGGCAGCCCAGCGGGCCTGGTGCTGTCGCTGATGGTGTTCCGCTTCATCACCGAACTGCCGGATGCCGATTTGTATGCCTGGGGCTGGCGCCTGCCGTTCCTGGGCAGCGTGCTGCTGTTGCTGCTGGCCTTCGTGATCCGCCGTGGCGTGCATGAGTCACCGGAGTTCGAGGCCCTGGCCAAACAAGAAAAACCCGCACGATCGCCGGTCAAGGCAGTGGTTCGCGATGCCTGGCCGTTGATACTGCTGGTGATGGGCGCCTGCAGCATCGGCATTGCCTCGGCCTATTTCACCAATACCTTCATGATTGCCTACGCCACCCAGTACCTGGGCATCAAGAGTTCGGTGATCCTTGAGTGCCTGTCGGTGGTAGCCATCGTTCAACTGATCAACCAGCCCATCGCGGCGTGGCTGGCAGACAAGGTCGGTGCCGGCCGCTTCCTGCTCTTGACCTCCGGCGCCAGCATGCTGGTGCCCTATGCGATGTTCAGCCTGGTATCCAGTGGGCAGAACACGATGATCATCCTCGGCATCTCACTGGCCAAGGTGTTCTCCTCGGCCTTCTACGCCGTGATCGCGGGCTATATCGTCAACGTGTTCCCGGTGTACCAGCGCTATTCGGGCATCTCCCTGGCGTACCAGGCATGCGGTGCGCTGATCGGCGGCACCACGCCGATGGTGGGCACGTTGATCGCCGGCCAGGCAGCAGGCCAGTGGTGGCCCCTGGCGGTGTTCTACTCACTGCTGGCGTTCATCTCGTTCGCCTGTGTGATGGTGCTGATACGCCGGCGCAGCACGCTGCTGCAGCCCAGTTTCGCCTGA
- a CDS encoding IclR family transcriptional regulator has translation MSEKDARQQHPQFIETLEKGIRVLEIFRDGQPSLGLTELADACEMTKSAAQRFTHTWCELGYLAKDERSRRYSLTHKALELGFLYLNASPLISRALPALKLIRERCNLTVNLSVLSGHDIVYVMRIPGPNQTHAEMLPGRRMPAWCTSAGRVLLADLPPSRVQTSLAQVTPVAYTAQTEVDREVLFERVQEAGRNGYALTRDQVLVGQVGIAAPIRNVHFQVVAAINITAQLSAWPVEKVEQELVPLLMEVSQAVSIG, from the coding sequence GTGAGCGAAAAAGACGCGCGGCAGCAGCATCCGCAGTTCATCGAGACCCTGGAAAAAGGTATCCGCGTGCTGGAGATCTTCCGCGACGGCCAGCCTTCGCTGGGCCTGACCGAGCTGGCCGACGCCTGCGAGATGACCAAGAGCGCGGCCCAACGCTTCACCCATACCTGGTGCGAGCTGGGTTACCTGGCCAAGGACGAACGCTCACGGCGCTACAGCCTGACCCACAAGGCGCTGGAGCTGGGCTTTCTGTACCTCAACGCCTCGCCGCTGATCAGCCGCGCATTGCCCGCGCTCAAGCTGATCCGCGAGCGCTGCAACCTCACCGTCAACCTGTCGGTCCTCAGCGGGCACGACATCGTCTATGTCATGCGCATTCCAGGCCCCAACCAGACCCACGCCGAGATGTTGCCAGGCCGCCGTATGCCAGCCTGGTGTACCTCGGCAGGCCGCGTGCTGCTGGCCGACCTGCCGCCCAGCCGGGTGCAGACGAGCTTGGCGCAGGTGACGCCGGTGGCCTACACCGCGCAGACAGAAGTGGACCGCGAAGTGTTGTTCGAGCGGGTGCAGGAGGCTGGCCGCAACGGCTACGCGCTCACCCGCGACCAGGTACTGGTAGGGCAGGTGGGCATCGCTGCGCCGATTCGCAACGTGCACTTCCAGGTCGTGGCGGCGATCAACATCACCGCCCAGCTCAGTGCCTGGCCGGTGGAGAAGGTGGAACAGGAGCTGGTGCCCCTGCTGATGGAAGTGAGCCAGGCGGTGAGCATCGGCTGA